Proteins from a genomic interval of Candidatus Nomurabacteria bacterium:
- a CDS encoding DUF3048 domain-containing protein yields MIDQKEPRTPGRARMLAPKISRFTKKQIIIFSLLLVVVVLVIIYFLFVRTDNKSSSVNISESTLKTSPTKKTYSPLTGAEVTEEQANRPLTALIIENSVDARPQSGLNQAGIVYEAIAEGGITRFATIYQENTPDEIGPVRSLRPYFLDWLRPYGPTVVHVGGSKRALSLVRDGTWKDMDQFANGKSFWRSKDRKAPHNVYTKFENIDKFNDLKGYKLEQFPTFARKDDQKASAPTTTEVKLNISSKLYNSVFVYNPINNSYLRSQGGAPHLDKSGTQIEPKVVVALIIPSKIVQEDGSRYSYATIGSGEAVVFQDGIATPATWTKVDQKSQIKLKDSSGAEIKLNRGKTWFTVLDSRGKLSYN; encoded by the coding sequence TTGATAGACCAAAAAGAGCCTCGAACTCCAGGCAGAGCAAGAATGTTAGCACCTAAAATTAGTCGATTTACTAAAAAACAAATAATAATATTCTCTTTATTATTAGTAGTAGTAGTTCTAGTAATAATTTATTTCTTGTTTGTAAGAACTGACAATAAGTCTAGCTCGGTAAATATTTCTGAATCTACCCTAAAAACTTCTCCTACCAAAAAAACATATTCACCTTTAACTGGAGCAGAAGTAACCGAAGAACAAGCAAACCGACCACTAACTGCACTGATAATTGAGAACTCTGTAGATGCCCGTCCACAATCAGGCTTAAACCAAGCTGGGATAGTTTATGAAGCCATTGCAGAGGGGGGGATAACTCGCTTTGCTACAATTTATCAAGAAAATACTCCAGATGAGATAGGACCTGTTAGGTCACTTCGACCTTACTTTTTAGATTGGCTTAGACCATATGGCCCTACTGTTGTCCATGTGGGAGGCAGCAAAAGAGCCCTAAGCTTAGTTCGTGACGGAACTTGGAAAGATATGGACCAATTTGCAAATGGTAAAAGCTTTTGGAGATCAAAAGACAGAAAAGCCCCCCATAATGTTTATACTAAGTTTGAAAACATTGATAAGTTTAACGATTTAAAAGGCTACAAGTTAGAGCAGTTCCCAACTTTTGCTAGAAAAGATGACCAAAAGGCCTCAGCTCCTACAACTACCGAAGTTAAGCTTAATATATCCTCAAAACTCTATAATTCCGTCTTTGTATACAATCCCATCAATAACTCATACTTAAGATCACAAGGTGGGGCACCACATCTAGATAAATCAGGAACTCAAATAGAGCCAAAAGTTGTTGTTGCATTGATAATTCCTTCTAAAATCGTTCAAGAGGATGGATCACGTTACTCATATGCAACTATAGGGAGTGGGGAGGCAGTAGTTTTTCAAGATGGCATAGCTACTCCAGCTACTTGGACAAAAGTAGATCAAAAATCACAAATTAAACTTAAAGATAGCAGTGGAGCAGAAATAAAATTAAATAGAGGAAAAACTTGGTTTACAGTTTTAGACTCGAGAGGTAAATTAAGTTATAATTAA
- a CDS encoding TrmH family RNA methyltransferase, with protein sequence MQINKLKNLIEQNNNGAGDLVIAEGLHAVKHALRFEAQLKDLVCRNKVDIIKLAQKLCPDVLDLLNQYLVEIGDDFDKLSKSKIRTGILGIFKKPRNHSQLIGGWDEGLKVLLDSPKDLNNIGAVIRVCAAAGIKNLIITGETNPWNTRAIRAAAGLQFAMEITKLNSEEITKLKLPLISFDERGKDLNSKLKKQIPSNAILTFGSERDGISEELKLSSDLIVRLAMREGVSSLNLATSVAAALYSLK encoded by the coding sequence ATGCAAATAAATAAATTAAAAAACTTGATCGAGCAAAATAATAATGGGGCAGGGGATTTAGTAATAGCAGAAGGACTTCATGCAGTTAAACATGCTCTTAGATTTGAAGCTCAATTAAAGGATTTAGTCTGCAGAAACAAAGTAGATATTATTAAACTTGCCCAAAAGTTATGCCCTGATGTACTAGATTTATTGAATCAATATTTAGTGGAGATAGGGGATGATTTTGACAAATTATCAAAATCAAAAATTAGAACTGGAATTTTAGGTATTTTCAAAAAACCAAGAAATCACTCTCAGTTGATAGGAGGTTGGGATGAGGGGTTAAAAGTTTTGCTCGATAGTCCCAAAGATCTCAATAACATCGGAGCAGTCATAAGGGTTTGTGCCGCCGCAGGAATTAAGAATCTGATAATAACAGGAGAGACAAACCCTTGGAACACTCGGGCCATAAGAGCAGCAGCCGGACTCCAATTTGCAATGGAAATTACTAAACTTAATTCAGAAGAAATTACTAAACTTAAGTTACCATTGATCTCTTTTGATGAAAGAGGGAAGGATTTAAACTCAAAACTTAAGAAGCAAATACCAAGTAATGCAATATTAACTTTTGGCTCAGAACGAGATGGAATATCTGAAGAACTTAAGCTTAGTTCCGATTTAATAGTAAGGCTCGCAATGAGAGAAGGTGTAAGTAGCTTAAATCTAGCAACCTCAGTCGCAGCCGCACTTTACAGCTTAAAGTAG
- a CDS encoding GNAT family N-acetyltransferase yields MNIKIEETTSLEGLYPLWQSALGDIWPLSERSFIGKLSNKNSTTLTAFDGDELVGMITINGANITVILVHPDSQRKGVGSALLDSAISKIKKSGQVKVMAGQGGGYFWPGVPTNLPGTLKFLECKGWASGELVTDMFCDLSRYSVPEDIEEKISSSNVQTRLSSPSDAEDILGFEKKYFPEWEGTSTKEVSNKNFDNIMLATEGSEIIGTNFLFSPKDKNYATHFPWTEILGDKTGGYGCLGVNEAFRGRYIGYKLAVYSERLLIERGCTASHLHWVFSIEWYERLGYKVWRQYQEMSLEI; encoded by the coding sequence ATGAATATAAAGATAGAAGAAACTACCTCGCTTGAGGGACTATATCCGTTGTGGCAAAGTGCATTGGGTGATATTTGGCCACTTTCGGAGCGATCATTTATAGGTAAACTTAGCAACAAGAACTCCACCACACTCACTGCATTTGATGGGGATGAATTGGTGGGTATGATCACCATTAACGGCGCAAATATTACTGTTATTCTAGTACATCCTGATTCTCAGAGAAAAGGTGTGGGGAGTGCACTGTTGGACAGTGCCATAAGTAAGATAAAAAAATCTGGTCAAGTTAAGGTTATGGCTGGTCAAGGTGGAGGATACTTCTGGCCTGGAGTACCTACAAACTTACCTGGAACATTGAAGTTTTTAGAGTGTAAGGGTTGGGCTTCGGGTGAACTAGTGACCGATATGTTCTGTGATTTATCTAGGTACTCTGTGCCTGAGGACATTGAGGAAAAGATTTCCAGTAGCAATGTTCAAACTAGACTCAGTAGCCCTAGCGATGCAGAGGACATATTAGGGTTTGAGAAGAAATACTTTCCTGAGTGGGAAGGTACGTCTACCAAAGAAGTTAGTAATAAGAATTTTGACAATATTATGCTTGCAACTGAAGGTTCCGAGATCATCGGCACTAATTTTCTTTTTAGCCCTAAGGATAAAAACTATGCTACTCATTTTCCTTGGACTGAGATATTGGGTGATAAGACTGGTGGATACGGTTGCCTTGGCGTTAACGAGGCCTTTCGTGGTCGTTATATAGGTTACAAGCTAGCTGTATATTCAGAAAGGCTACTTATTGAGCGTGGTTGCACTGCCAGTCATTTGCATTGGGTATTCTCGATTGAATGGTACGAGCGTCTTGGCTATAAAGTTTGGCGTCAGTATCAAGAAATGAGCTTAGAGATCTAA
- a CDS encoding class F sortase, producing the protein MESKKRLRPFLILAVSLIAIFSVTAASYAKYQRDAQLLKEPEVTSGDISGKFISLADSPPQVEIPQTSGGTNQPSGPSRLIIPDIGVNAFMESRGVTAGNAVDVPKSLWNVSWFNQSSRPGSPGPAMIVGHYSSYGKAVFSNLHKLKVGQKIIVRDDNNQVYTYAVKSIDSYPQAEVPMAELLGDKQSKPRLSLITCGGQYIKNARDFTNRTVLRAEIV; encoded by the coding sequence ATGGAGTCCAAAAAAAGACTTAGACCATTCCTAATCTTAGCAGTAAGTCTAATAGCTATATTTTCAGTAACTGCAGCAAGCTACGCAAAATACCAAAGAGACGCTCAATTACTCAAAGAGCCAGAGGTAACTTCTGGAGATATTTCTGGCAAATTTATATCTTTAGCTGACTCACCTCCTCAGGTAGAAATACCTCAAACATCTGGAGGGACTAATCAGCCCTCAGGACCATCTAGACTAATAATACCTGATATTGGAGTTAACGCATTTATGGAAAGCAGGGGAGTAACCGCAGGTAACGCTGTAGACGTACCAAAGAGTTTATGGAATGTTTCTTGGTTTAATCAATCTTCAAGGCCAGGATCTCCCGGACCAGCGATGATAGTCGGTCATTATTCATCTTACGGTAAAGCTGTTTTTTCAAATCTTCATAAACTTAAAGTAGGACAAAAAATCATAGTGCGAGATGATAATAACCAAGTCTATACATACGCTGTTAAGTCTATAGATAGTTACCCTCAAGCCGAAGTACCAATGGCAGAATTATTAGGTGATAAACAATCAAAACCCAGACTTTCTTTAATAACATGCGGTGGGCAATATATTAAAAACGCAAGAGATTTTACTAATAGAACAGTCCTTCGAGCAGAAATAGTATAA
- a CDS encoding 50S ribosomal protein L25, giving the protein MSDNKKLTIELNERTVVGKKVQSLRSQGVLPGVINEHGKESSNVSVALNIFEGVYKEAGRTQPVDFSIDGKKHLGMIKEIEREPVKGKIIHFTIQAIKANEKVTAEVPVHLDEEVDIPAKRVGLDVIAVTHSFEIEALPHNLPEQILVDGSKLNEVGDRVLVSDIKLPEGVELPGEDDLEKVLFIVEAPRVTSEEDLANDTPEEGEEELAADVPSDNGAAEEKTEE; this is encoded by the coding sequence ATGAGTGACAATAAAAAACTAACAATTGAACTAAACGAACGTACTGTCGTTGGTAAGAAAGTTCAGTCATTAAGAAGTCAGGGAGTCTTACCTGGAGTAATTAATGAGCATGGTAAAGAGTCTTCTAACGTATCGGTTGCCTTAAACATTTTTGAGGGTGTTTATAAAGAAGCTGGAAGAACTCAGCCAGTAGATTTTTCTATTGATGGCAAAAAGCATTTAGGGATGATCAAAGAGATTGAGCGTGAGCCGGTCAAAGGTAAAATCATCCACTTCACAATCCAAGCAATTAAGGCTAACGAAAAAGTCACTGCAGAAGTTCCCGTACACCTAGATGAAGAAGTGGACATCCCCGCTAAGCGAGTTGGGCTAGATGTTATTGCAGTTACTCACTCATTCGAGATTGAAGCTCTTCCTCATAATTTACCAGAGCAAATTTTAGTAGATGGAAGTAAGTTGAATGAAGTTGGAGACAGAGTTCTTGTAAGTGACATCAAGCTCCCTGAAGGAGTTGAGCTTCCTGGTGAAGACGATTTAGAAAAAGTTCTATTCATTGTTGAAGCTCCTCGTGTAACTAGTGAAGAGGACCTTGCTAACGATACTCCAGAAGAAGGCGAAGAAGAGTTAGCTGCTGATGTACCAAGCGACAATGGTGCTGCAGAAGAAAAAACTGAAGAGTAA